From Longimicrobium sp.:
CCACGCAGGCGCGCCGCTGGTTCTCGTTGGCCAGCACCAGCTCCGACACCACGGTGAAGATCTGCGTCGACCACCCCAGGATCACCGTGTGGCCGTGCTCGGCCACGAACGAGCGCCCCTTGCGCAGCTCGTCGAGCTTGGCCTCGATCCCGGTGGTCAGCACGCCGATCAGGATGCTGACCACGAAGATCCCGCCCAGCGTCACGAAGAGCATGGCCAGCAGGAACGGCCAGCTCCCCTCGTCGCCCCCCATGGTGCCGGCGTCGAGGGTGCGCATGAGCCCCGCCCAGGCCACGTTGAGGAACCCGCGGTGCTCGTCGCCCAGGTTGGCGTCCATCCCGGTGGCGACCACCACCAGCGAGACCGCCGCGATCAGCAGGGTCGAGAGCAGGAAGAGCCACGCGATCAACGCGACGGGGCCCCTCGCCATCAGGTTGTCGAAGCGGTAGCGCAGGCGGGCGCTGAGGGGGATGCTCGTGTTCATGGGAGTGCGTGGATGAAGCGGCGGTGGGACGGGCCGGGAAGGAGCCGTAAGGTAAAGCGAAAACCGCGGTAGCGGAAGGCGCGGAACTGCAGGGGACAGGGGACAGCCGGCGGATGCGCGGGATCGCCCGCTCCCGGCGGCGAAGCCCCGCCGGGCGGCCGCCGGGCGGGGCTTCGTCCGCGCGAGGCGGTCTCAGGGCGCCGGGTCGCGCGCCTGCTGCTCGTCGTCCTCGGGGTCGAGCGCGTGCAGCTGGCGCTCCTCGGTCACGTTCGGCCGCCCGGCGAAGTCCTCGCGCCCCGACAGGTCCTCGCCGCCGGTGAAGCCCTCGCGACCGTCGCGGGTCTCGGTGCTGGAGTACCGCTCGGTGTCCTGGTCTTCCCGCGGCTGCCCGTTCCGTTCCTGTTCGGCCATCGTTCCCTCCTGCTGTGGTTCCGTCGACGGGAGGAGCCGGGCCGCAAGGAGCACGCCGGAGCGGCCTCGGCAAAGGGGTCGGTGAATCGTTCTCCGGCCGGATCGCAGCCGGTGCCCGGCTCCTTCCGGGTCATCGGGATAACGTTGTGAGGATAACACATCATAAGATTGCTATTCATGATCACTTACATCATGGCATCCGGCATGACGGTTGACGTGGCATCGGTGGTGCGGTAGACTGGAAGATGAACTATTGCGAGGAGGGACGATGAGCGTCGCGCTGATGGAGATGCGGGCCACCGAGGAGACGATCGACTGGGCTCACGACGAGCTCGGGCTCAACTATCGCGAGATCGGCGCCGCGCTGCAGGCCCACGAGCGCACCGTGCTGCGCTGGAAGGCGCGCCAGAGCCTGGCGTCGCCACGGCACCGCAAGCGGATGGAGGACCTCCGCGAGCTGCGGCACCTGCTGCGCGAGGTGTTCCGCGACGAGGAGGCCGCCAGCACCTGGCTGCGCAGCTCGGTGCCGGCGCTCAGGGGCCGCACCCCGATCTCGTACATCCGCGCCGGCCGCGTGGGCCGCGTGCTGGAGATCCTGGCCACCTTCCAGGCCGGGGCCTTCACGTGAAGATCTCCCGGAGGGTCTGGCGCCACGTGCCGAAAGGCGCCGAGCCCCTCCACCTGCAATGGATGCAGCTCGCACGGGGCCGTTGGAACACCCAGCGGCCCCGTCTCACGTGCCTCTACACCGCCCTCACCCCGGCAGGCGCTCTCGCGGAGTACCGCAAGCACTTCCTGGCCAACGCCTTCGACGTGGCGCCGGGGGTGCTGGCGCCGCGCGACCTGGTGTCGATCGACGTCCGGGTCGAGCCCGTGCTCGACCTCACCCGCCCGCGCGTCCGCGCCGCCTTCGGAGTCACCCTGGAGCAGCTGACCGGCGACGGGCGCGCCGACCTCGCGGCGTGCCGCCGGGTCGCCTGGAACGCGTTCCGGCTGGGGCACCGCGCGATCCTGGCGCCCTCCGCGGCCCAGGAGGGCGAGCCCACCCTGATGCTGTACATCGAGAGCCAGCACGGGCGGCTCACCGCCCGCAACGGTCCCCACCGCATCCCGATCAACCACGGTCCGAGCCCGCTGCTGCCGTAGGCCGCCGCAGACTGCGGCACGGCGGCTGCACAGCCGTCCGCCGCGCCATCTCCCGATCCGGAGGAATCCCGTGCCCGGTCATCTCCCGCTGCTTCGCTCCGCCTTCCTGATGGGCGCCATCCTCGTGGTGCTCGGGGGGGCGGCGGCCCTGGTGCAGTACCTCTTCCACGGCCGCGGGCCCGAGAGCGCGGCGGCGGCGCGGCTGGACGGCGAGGCGAAGGACGCCGGCGCGAAGGATGCCCCCGCGCCCCCGCCCCCCGTCGCGGCGGCGCAAGCTTCCGGCGTGTGCCGCGTGGCCGCCG
This genomic window contains:
- a CDS encoding antitoxin Xre/MbcA/ParS toxin-binding domain-containing protein; translated protein: MSVALMEMRATEETIDWAHDELGLNYREIGAALQAHERTVLRWKARQSLASPRHRKRMEDLRELRHLLREVFRDEEAASTWLRSSVPALRGRTPISYIRAGRVGRVLEILATFQAGAFT
- a CDS encoding RES family NAD+ phosphorylase, with protein sequence MPKGAEPLHLQWMQLARGRWNTQRPRLTCLYTALTPAGALAEYRKHFLANAFDVAPGVLAPRDLVSIDVRVEPVLDLTRPRVRAAFGVTLEQLTGDGRADLAACRRVAWNAFRLGHRAILAPSAAQEGEPTLMLYIESQHGRLTARNGPHRIPINHGPSPLLP